One window from the genome of Aeromonas sp. FDAARGOS 1405 encodes:
- the cspA gene encoding RNA chaperone/antiterminator CspA: MSNKMTGTVKFFNAEKGFGFISPADGSKDVFVHFSAIQSTSFKTLDEGQRVEFTIEQGQKGPAAANVVGL, translated from the coding sequence ATGTCTAACAAAATGACTGGTACCGTTAAGTTCTTCAACGCTGAGAAAGGTTTTGGTTTCATCTCCCCGGCTGACGGCAGCAAAGACGTGTTCGTACACTTCTCCGCTATCCAGTCCACCAGCTTCAAAACCCTGGACGAAGGTCAGCGCGTTGAGTTCACCATCGAGCAAGGCCAGAAAGGCCCGGCTGCTGCCAACGTAGTTGGTCTGTAA
- the dhaM gene encoding dihydroxyacetone kinase phosphoryl donor subunit DhaM yields MIGIVVVSHSAMLAAGLKALADQLGSPARLLLAAGVDDPDHPIGTDAIAVMSAIEEADDGSGVLVLMDLGSALLSAETALELLPPELSARVRLCPAPLVEGTLAAVVAAGSGLTLDEVAAEALGALGPKQAMLPASPAQAATETAPVSDDGWLRCEVVVDNPHGLHVRPAARLVAALKPFAAELKLQKGDKEANPRSLTRLAMLNVRQGDQLTLLARGEDATAALTCFQQLADERFGD; encoded by the coding sequence ATGATCGGAATCGTAGTTGTCTCTCACAGCGCCATGCTTGCGGCCGGTTTGAAAGCGCTGGCAGACCAGCTCGGCAGCCCGGCCAGATTGCTGCTGGCGGCCGGGGTCGATGACCCCGACCACCCCATCGGCACCGATGCCATCGCGGTGATGAGTGCGATTGAAGAAGCGGATGACGGCAGCGGCGTGCTGGTGCTGATGGACTTGGGCAGCGCCCTGCTGAGCGCCGAAACCGCCCTCGAACTGCTGCCCCCGGAGCTGAGCGCACGGGTGCGGCTCTGCCCCGCCCCGCTGGTCGAGGGTACTCTGGCCGCCGTGGTGGCGGCCGGTTCCGGCCTGACGCTGGATGAGGTAGCCGCCGAAGCGCTCGGTGCCCTTGGCCCGAAACAGGCGATGCTGCCTGCCAGCCCAGCGCAAGCCGCCACCGAGACAGCCCCTGTTTCCGACGACGGCTGGCTGCGCTGCGAGGTGGTGGTGGATAACCCCCACGGCCTGCATGTGCGCCCCGCCGCCCGACTGGTGGCCGCCCTCAAGCCCTTTGCCGCTGAACTCAAGCTGCAAAAGGGGGATAAAGAGGCCAATCCCCGCAGCCTGACCCGGCTCGCCATGCTCAACGTGCGTCAGGGCGACCAGCTCACCCTGCTGGCGCGCGGGGAGGATGCCACCGCCGCACTGACCTGCTTCCAGCAGCTGGCCGACGAGCGCTTTGGCGACTGA
- a CDS encoding ABC transporter substrate-binding protein, translated as MKPITLFVLLLASVLSGTLLAQPLKVGVSFAIPPYVIEQNTRGIELDLLKEAFAGSGYEPSFEFLPLERTFRLFESGKLDAIINVRPGMVDPLFLTRPVITFHNRIFTLRSSQVSTLDQLSTMRVTAFQRARIILGETFANMVNQNPHYEEVAKQQVQVHQLLRGRVDAIVLEERVFYYYLDQLVASGQSGEKYDRDQIRQLDLFSPTVYHFAFRAADARNLFNRELEKMHSDGRYRQIFAAYGAIP; from the coding sequence ATGAAGCCTATTACCCTGTTCGTCCTGCTGCTGGCGAGTGTGCTCTCCGGAACATTGCTGGCGCAACCACTCAAAGTAGGGGTCAGCTTTGCGATCCCGCCTTATGTGATCGAACAAAATACCCGTGGTATAGAGCTGGACTTGCTGAAAGAAGCATTTGCCGGGAGTGGCTATGAACCCAGTTTTGAGTTTTTGCCACTGGAACGCACTTTCCGCCTGTTCGAGTCAGGCAAGCTGGACGCCATCATCAACGTCCGACCAGGCATGGTTGATCCTCTCTTTCTTACACGCCCCGTCATTACTTTCCATAACCGGATTTTCACCCTGCGCAGCAGCCAGGTCAGCACACTGGACCAGCTCTCCACCATGAGGGTCACCGCATTTCAGCGGGCAAGGATCATTTTGGGAGAAACCTTCGCCAACATGGTTAATCAGAATCCTCACTACGAGGAAGTAGCCAAACAACAGGTACAGGTTCATCAACTGCTGCGCGGTAGAGTCGATGCCATTGTGTTGGAAGAGCGGGTGTTCTACTACTATCTGGATCAGCTTGTTGCCTCGGGTCAGAGTGGCGAAAAATATGACCGCGATCAGATAAGACAGCTGGATCTCTTCTCACCAACGGTTTATCACTTTGCCTTTCGCGCGGCAGATGCCCGCAACCTGTTTAATCGAGAGCTTGAGAAGATGCACAGTGATGGTCGCTATCGGCAAATTTTTGCGGCATATGGCGCTATACCTTGA
- the dhaR gene encoding dihydroxyacetone kinase operon transcriptional regulator DhaR yields the protein MPSDLQPLLAWPDYLQASWLRCAHQTSATLWHPPHSAKGQTLQSLRQRKRDLLTTGEMALEDLYEFMEGRPCALLLTDESGCLLAQTGHPDTLREMAALGFGPGAFFSEGRIGTNAINLAALEGVPLCVSGPQHFNQTLHPWHSCASPVYNSNGRQVAIIALICKVEEASAGDLALTVGAGRELAHLLQMDTLMQESQHHLSELYALLDGMDDGVLAWDPQGRLRYLNALAAHRLRLDPALCLGQPLEQHLLLPQRLQLAIKGQTPLSHVEVTLERLGAQEGEFINALVSLKPLPGPEGVSFIALLHPVDRLRAIHQLRQTVPELSALVGESSAMRKLLRYARQAAQSQGPILLRGEEEVGKAQLAEAIHFGSERAAGSLITLNCQALPSERMALELMGSDEAGQERAGKFELAHGGTLVLEQVECLSAPMQAALLQLLKTGRIQRFDSARILPLKVRIIATSSAPLEQLVQEGLFGRQLLYALQACELWLPGLRERTADLPGLISQQLAAQGREPVRQFSPAALDCLLAYPWPGNLGELRSAIEHALLHAGQGPIPPEALPAAIRHGYQQVADEVVGQPLLTLAELERQAILRCAHACKGQVSQMALHLGISRTTLWRRLKLLEIDPADYHG from the coding sequence ATGCCATCTGACCTTCAGCCGCTGCTCGCCTGGCCTGACTATCTGCAGGCATCCTGGCTGCGCTGCGCCCACCAGACCAGTGCCACCCTCTGGCATCCGCCCCACAGCGCCAAGGGGCAGACCTTGCAGAGCCTGCGTCAGCGCAAGCGGGACCTGCTCACCACCGGCGAGATGGCCCTCGAAGATCTCTACGAATTTATGGAGGGGCGCCCCTGCGCCCTGCTGCTCACCGACGAGAGCGGCTGCCTGCTGGCCCAGACCGGCCACCCCGACACCCTGCGCGAGATGGCGGCGCTGGGATTTGGCCCCGGTGCCTTCTTCAGCGAGGGGCGCATCGGCACCAATGCCATCAATCTGGCTGCGCTGGAGGGGGTACCGCTCTGCGTCAGCGGCCCCCAGCACTTCAACCAGACCCTCCACCCCTGGCACAGCTGCGCCAGTCCGGTCTACAACAGCAATGGCCGTCAGGTCGCCATCATCGCTTTGATCTGCAAGGTGGAGGAGGCGAGCGCGGGCGATCTGGCGCTCACCGTCGGCGCCGGGCGCGAGCTGGCCCATCTGCTGCAGATGGATACCCTGATGCAGGAGTCCCAGCACCACCTGAGCGAGCTTTACGCCCTGCTCGATGGTATGGATGACGGCGTGCTGGCCTGGGACCCGCAGGGTCGGCTGCGCTACCTCAACGCGCTGGCGGCACACCGGCTGCGGCTCGATCCGGCGCTCTGTCTTGGCCAGCCGCTGGAGCAGCACCTGTTGCTGCCCCAGCGGTTGCAGCTGGCCATCAAGGGGCAGACGCCACTGAGTCATGTGGAGGTGACGCTGGAGCGACTCGGCGCTCAGGAGGGGGAGTTTATCAATGCGCTGGTGAGCCTCAAGCCGCTGCCGGGGCCGGAGGGGGTCAGCTTTATCGCCCTGCTGCACCCGGTCGATCGGCTGCGGGCCATTCACCAGCTGCGCCAGACGGTGCCCGAGCTGTCGGCGCTGGTGGGGGAATCGAGCGCCATGCGCAAGCTGCTGCGCTACGCCCGGCAGGCGGCCCAGAGTCAGGGGCCGATCCTGCTGCGCGGCGAGGAGGAGGTGGGCAAGGCCCAGCTGGCGGAGGCGATCCACTTTGGCAGCGAGCGGGCTGCCGGGTCGCTCATTACCCTCAACTGTCAGGCGCTGCCGAGCGAGCGGATGGCGCTGGAGCTGATGGGTTCCGACGAGGCGGGGCAGGAGCGGGCGGGCAAGTTCGAGCTGGCCCACGGCGGCACGCTCGTGCTGGAGCAGGTGGAGTGTCTCTCTGCCCCCATGCAGGCGGCGCTGCTGCAACTGCTCAAGACCGGCCGCATCCAGCGCTTCGATTCGGCCCGTATCCTGCCGCTCAAGGTGCGGATCATTGCCACCAGCAGCGCCCCGCTGGAGCAGCTGGTGCAGGAGGGGCTGTTTGGTCGTCAGCTGCTCTATGCCTTGCAGGCGTGCGAGCTCTGGCTGCCGGGATTGCGGGAGCGCACGGCGGATCTGCCGGGCCTGATCAGCCAGCAGTTGGCGGCGCAGGGGCGCGAGCCGGTACGCCAGTTCAGCCCGGCGGCCCTCGATTGCCTGCTCGCCTACCCCTGGCCCGGCAATCTGGGGGAGCTGCGCAGTGCCATCGAGCATGCGCTGCTTCACGCCGGTCAGGGGCCGATCCCGCCCGAGGCGCTGCCTGCCGCCATTCGGCACGGCTATCAGCAGGTGGCAGACGAGGTAGTGGGGCAACCGCTGCTCACGCTGGCGGAGCTGGAGCGGCAAGCCATCTTGCGCTGCGCCCATGCTTGCAAGGGGCAGGTGAGCCAGATGGCCCTGCATCTGGGCATCAGTCGCACCACCCTCTGGCGGCGGCTCAAACTGCTCGAGATCGATCCCGCCGACTATCACGGCTGA
- a CDS encoding single-stranded DNA-binding protein — MASRGINKVILIGNLGQDPEVRYMPSGGAVTNITLATSETWRDKQTGEQKERTEWHRVVFMGKLAEVAGEYLKKGSQVYVEGKLQTRKWQDQSGQERYTTEVLVDSFTGVMQMLGGRPQGGQGMGQNMGGQQGGWGQPQQAMQQPMNQPRPAPAPQQNMQQQGGYSRPAQQPQSAPPVYNEPPMDFDDDIPF, encoded by the coding sequence ATGGCCAGTCGAGGCATCAATAAAGTCATTCTGATCGGTAACCTCGGGCAAGACCCGGAAGTACGCTACATGCCGAGTGGCGGTGCTGTGACCAACATTACTCTGGCCACCTCTGAAACCTGGCGCGACAAGCAGACCGGTGAGCAGAAAGAGCGCACCGAGTGGCACCGCGTCGTCTTCATGGGCAAGCTGGCCGAAGTGGCTGGCGAGTACCTGAAGAAAGGCTCACAGGTCTATGTCGAAGGCAAACTGCAGACCCGCAAGTGGCAGGATCAGAGTGGCCAGGAGCGCTATACCACTGAAGTGCTGGTTGACAGCTTCACCGGCGTCATGCAGATGCTAGGTGGCCGTCCGCAAGGCGGTCAGGGCATGGGCCAGAACATGGGTGGCCAGCAAGGTGGCTGGGGTCAACCGCAGCAAGCCATGCAGCAGCCGATGAACCAGCCGCGCCCTGCGCCGGCTCCGCAGCAAAACATGCAACAGCAAGGTGGTTATAGCCGCCCGGCCCAGCAGCCGCAATCCGCGCCACCGGTCTATAACGAGCCGCCGATGGATTTCGACGACGACATTCCATTCTAA
- the dhaL gene encoding dihydroxyacetone kinase subunit DhaL, which yields MLSKHHIVNWLLDCEHIFTEQRDYLTALDTDIGDGDHGLNMQRGFAKVAEKLPAVADKDIGQVLKTTGMTLLSSVGGASGPLYGTFFIRAAASSDACQSLSLSQLCKMLSDGVEGIVSRGRAEPGDKTMCDAWWPALAALQQAQQQELPLNEALDKAVAAAAAGTEATIQMQARKGRASYLGERSIGHQDAGATSTLLLLTALRDRARL from the coding sequence ATGTTAAGCAAGCATCACATCGTCAACTGGCTGCTCGACTGCGAACACATCTTTACCGAGCAGCGTGACTACCTCACCGCACTGGATACCGACATCGGCGACGGCGACCACGGCCTCAACATGCAGCGCGGCTTTGCCAAGGTGGCCGAGAAGCTGCCCGCGGTAGCGGACAAGGATATCGGTCAGGTGCTGAAAACCACCGGCATGACATTGCTCTCCTCGGTCGGTGGCGCCAGCGGCCCGCTCTACGGCACCTTCTTTATCCGGGCGGCGGCCAGCAGTGACGCCTGTCAGAGCCTGAGCCTCAGCCAGCTGTGCAAAATGCTGAGTGACGGAGTCGAGGGGATCGTCTCCCGCGGCCGTGCCGAGCCGGGCGACAAGACCATGTGCGATGCCTGGTGGCCGGCACTGGCCGCCCTGCAACAGGCGCAGCAGCAAGAGCTGCCGCTCAACGAGGCGCTGGACAAGGCGGTGGCAGCTGCCGCAGCCGGTACCGAGGCCACCATCCAGATGCAGGCACGCAAGGGGCGCGCCAGCTATCTTGGCGAGCGCAGCATCGGCCATCAGGATGCCGGGGCCACCTCGACCCTGCTGCTGCTGACCGCCCTGCGTGACAGAGCGAGGTTGTGA
- a CDS encoding glycerol dehydrogenase, with protein MDRIIISPSKYVQGNGALANIGNYVKALGSKPLILADAFVTKLVGDTVATSFHGAGIKPEFDCFNGECSRPEIDRLLARCQQTPFDVIIGIGGGKTLDTAKSVAFYQKVPVVIVPTIASTDAPTSALAVIYTPEGQFSEYLMIPTNPNMVIMDTGVVSRAPVRLLVSGMGDALSTYFEARANKVSGCQTMAGGASTLAAQAIAELCYKTLLADGYKAKLAVEQGLCTKAVENIIEANTYLSGIGFESSGLAAAHAIHNGLTQLAECHHLYHGEKVAFGTLVQLVLENAPMAEIETVLGFCRSVGLPTNLHMMGVKELDMARLMEVAKASTAEGETIHNMPFKVTAEDVLAAIVTAHQLGL; from the coding sequence ATGGACCGCATTATCATCAGTCCCAGCAAATACGTGCAAGGCAACGGAGCCCTCGCCAATATCGGCAACTACGTCAAAGCGCTCGGTAGCAAGCCGCTGATCCTGGCCGACGCCTTCGTCACCAAGCTGGTAGGCGATACCGTGGCCACCAGCTTCCACGGCGCGGGGATCAAGCCCGAGTTCGACTGCTTCAACGGCGAATGCTCCCGCCCCGAGATCGACCGCCTGCTAGCCCGCTGCCAGCAGACCCCGTTTGACGTCATCATCGGCATCGGCGGCGGCAAAACGCTGGATACCGCCAAGTCGGTCGCCTTCTACCAGAAGGTGCCGGTGGTCATAGTGCCGACCATCGCCTCCACAGATGCCCCCACCAGCGCGCTGGCGGTCATCTACACCCCGGAAGGGCAATTCAGCGAATACCTGATGATCCCGACCAACCCCAACATGGTCATCATGGATACCGGCGTGGTCTCCCGCGCTCCGGTGCGGCTGCTGGTCTCCGGCATGGGGGATGCGCTCTCCACCTACTTCGAGGCGCGCGCCAACAAGGTTTCCGGTTGCCAGACCATGGCCGGTGGCGCCTCCACGCTGGCGGCGCAGGCCATCGCCGAGCTCTGCTACAAGACCCTGCTGGCCGATGGTTACAAGGCCAAACTGGCGGTGGAACAGGGACTCTGCACCAAGGCGGTGGAGAACATCATCGAGGCCAACACCTATCTGAGTGGTATCGGCTTCGAGAGTAGCGGACTGGCCGCCGCCCACGCCATCCACAACGGTCTGACCCAGCTGGCCGAGTGTCACCACCTCTACCACGGTGAGAAAGTGGCATTCGGTACTCTGGTGCAGCTGGTGCTGGAGAACGCCCCGATGGCGGAGATCGAGACAGTGCTGGGTTTCTGCCGCTCGGTAGGCCTGCCGACCAACCTGCATATGATGGGAGTCAAGGAGCTGGATATGGCGCGCCTGATGGAGGTGGCCAAAGCCTCCACCGCCGAGGGCGAGACCATCCACAACATGCCGTTCAAGGTCACCGCCGAGGATGTGTTGGCGGCCATCGTCACCGCCCACCAGCTGGGGCTGTAA
- the dhaK gene encoding dihydroxyacetone kinase subunit DhaK translates to MKKLINAVDAVVREQLMGMAAAHPELKVRIEPHYITRADSPVMGKVALVSGGGSGHEPMHGGLVGKGMLDGACPGEIFTSPTPDQMYECGQAVDGGAGVLFLVKNYTGDVLNFETAVELLHGDGVKVGFSLIDDDVAVKDSLYTAGRRGVATTVLCEKLVGAAAEAGYDLTRCEALARRINNQSRTIGVATHACTVPAAGKPSFTLADNELEFGVGIHGEPGIERRPFTDLNTLVDDMFKELADNTPYGRTLRHWDRASGSWQEEHTFIEPLNKGDRVIALVNSLGGTPISELYGVYGRLATLCEEAGIHLVRNLIGPYCTSLDMTGISITLLKVDDELMTLWDAPVHTPALRRGC, encoded by the coding sequence ATGAAGAAACTGATCAATGCCGTCGATGCTGTGGTCCGTGAACAACTGATGGGGATGGCAGCCGCCCACCCCGAGCTCAAGGTACGTATCGAACCCCACTATATCACCCGCGCTGACTCCCCCGTGATGGGCAAGGTGGCGCTGGTCTCCGGCGGTGGCAGCGGCCACGAGCCGATGCACGGCGGTCTAGTAGGCAAGGGGATGCTGGATGGCGCCTGCCCCGGCGAGATTTTTACCTCCCCGACCCCGGATCAGATGTACGAATGCGGTCAGGCCGTTGATGGCGGCGCGGGCGTGCTGTTTCTGGTGAAGAACTACACCGGCGATGTGCTCAACTTCGAAACCGCGGTCGAGCTGCTACACGGCGACGGCGTCAAGGTCGGCTTCTCGCTGATCGATGACGACGTGGCGGTCAAAGACAGCCTCTATACCGCCGGTCGCCGTGGCGTTGCCACGACCGTTCTGTGCGAAAAACTGGTGGGGGCCGCTGCCGAAGCGGGCTATGACCTGACCCGCTGCGAGGCGCTGGCCCGCCGCATCAACAACCAGAGCCGCACCATCGGCGTTGCCACCCACGCCTGCACCGTGCCTGCTGCTGGCAAGCCCTCCTTCACCCTGGCGGACAACGAGCTGGAGTTCGGCGTGGGCATTCACGGCGAGCCGGGCATCGAACGCCGCCCCTTCACCGACCTCAATACCCTGGTGGATGACATGTTCAAGGAGCTTGCTGACAACACCCCCTATGGCCGCACCCTGCGTCACTGGGACAGAGCCTCCGGCAGCTGGCAGGAAGAGCACACCTTTATCGAGCCGCTCAACAAGGGTGATCGGGTCATCGCACTGGTCAATAGCCTCGGCGGCACCCCCATCTCCGAGCTTTATGGCGTCTATGGTCGCCTCGCCACCCTGTGCGAAGAGGCGGGCATCCATCTGGTGCGCAACCTGATTGGCCCCTACTGCACCTCCCTCGACATGACCGGCATCTCCATCACCCTGCTCAAGGTGGATGATGAACTGATGACCCTGTGGGATGCCCCCGTTCACACCCCCGCCCTGCGTCGCGGCTGCTAA
- a CDS encoding patatin family protein — MFSSATSALIVEGGAMRGIFASGVLDAFVESHHYPFDFVMGVSAGATNLVSYLSEQPRRSHHIITELACSSDFLDPLRFVKGGDLVDVSWLWRTSRYRFPLDLDTFSACRIPFYAVTTEVATGAAVYLPVHPDNMDEVLTATCALPVVQHETPCVDGRLMADGGISDSIPVIEAYRRGARRMTVVLSEPRGYRKKPARFCWMVKALLKTQPALAQAMLVRDVAYNRALDFIETPPADCEIEVIAPPAGFPVSRFTRDPSKLESGYLQGYWQGRQSVLRAVRSVRAA, encoded by the coding sequence ATGTTCTCTTCTGCTACCAGCGCACTCATTGTCGAAGGGGGCGCCATGCGCGGCATCTTCGCCAGCGGCGTGCTAGATGCCTTCGTGGAAAGTCACCACTACCCGTTCGATTTCGTCATGGGGGTCTCGGCCGGCGCGACCAATCTGGTCTCTTACCTGAGCGAGCAGCCGCGCCGCAGCCATCACATCATCACCGAACTGGCTTGCAGCAGCGACTTTCTCGACCCGCTGCGCTTCGTCAAGGGGGGGGATTTGGTGGATGTCAGCTGGCTCTGGCGTACTAGCCGCTACCGCTTTCCCCTCGACCTGGACACTTTCTCCGCCTGTCGTATTCCCTTCTATGCGGTGACCACCGAGGTGGCGACTGGCGCGGCTGTCTACCTGCCTGTGCACCCCGACAATATGGATGAAGTGCTGACAGCTACCTGCGCCCTGCCGGTGGTGCAGCACGAGACCCCCTGTGTCGATGGCCGTCTCATGGCGGATGGCGGTATCAGTGACTCAATCCCGGTGATCGAGGCTTATCGGCGCGGGGCGCGGCGGATGACGGTGGTGCTCTCTGAACCCCGCGGCTATCGCAAGAAGCCGGCCCGTTTCTGCTGGATGGTCAAAGCCTTGCTGAAAACTCAACCAGCGCTGGCGCAGGCGATGCTGGTACGGGATGTGGCCTATAACCGGGCTCTCGATTTTATTGAGACGCCACCCGCCGATTGCGAGATCGAGGTGATCGCACCACCGGCCGGTTTTCCGGTCTCCCGTTTTACCCGAGATCCATCCAAGCTGGAGTCCGGTTATCTGCAGGGCTACTGGCAGGGGCGCCAGAGCGTGCTGCGGGCAGTCAGGAGTGTACGTGCCGCTTAG
- a CDS encoding cation diffusion facilitator family transporter gives MNRKTRAAMVSVCSNISLITMKVVAGFASGSVSIISEAIHSAMDLVAALIALFAVKKADLPPDERHPYGHDKIENVSGVIEALLILLAAGWIIFEAVDKLITPSPIESIGWGVLVMVISALVNSGVSAYLYKVAREEESVALAADALHLKADVLTSAGVAAGLGGIWLAGLFGHSLVILDPLVAIAVAIFIVKEAISMLNEAFQPLIDHSMSPEELAMTSRIITECCPAASGFHDLRSRRAGRRRHIDFHLTLPPEMSISEAHDICDRIEHAIMQQLPHAIVLIHVEPEEQELPSPLAIN, from the coding sequence ATGAACAGAAAAACCAGGGCAGCCATGGTGTCGGTCTGCTCCAATATCAGCCTGATCACCATGAAAGTGGTGGCCGGTTTCGCCAGCGGCTCGGTCAGTATCATCTCGGAGGCGATCCACTCCGCCATGGATCTGGTGGCGGCCCTGATCGCCCTGTTCGCGGTGAAAAAGGCTGATCTCCCGCCTGATGAACGGCACCCCTATGGCCACGACAAGATTGAAAATGTCTCCGGCGTCATCGAAGCACTGCTTATCTTGCTGGCCGCGGGCTGGATCATCTTCGAAGCCGTCGACAAGTTGATCACCCCCAGTCCCATTGAGAGCATTGGCTGGGGCGTGCTGGTGATGGTGATCTCGGCGCTGGTCAACAGCGGCGTCTCGGCTTACCTCTACAAAGTCGCCCGAGAGGAGGAGTCGGTCGCCCTGGCAGCCGATGCGCTTCATCTCAAGGCGGACGTGCTCACCTCAGCTGGCGTGGCAGCCGGTCTTGGTGGTATCTGGCTGGCTGGCCTGTTTGGCCACTCCCTCGTCATCCTCGACCCGCTGGTCGCCATTGCGGTCGCCATCTTTATTGTCAAAGAGGCGATAAGTATGCTCAACGAGGCCTTCCAGCCGCTGATCGACCATAGCATGAGCCCGGAAGAGCTGGCGATGACCAGCCGCATCATCACCGAATGCTGCCCTGCCGCCAGCGGTTTTCACGACCTGCGCAGCCGTCGTGCCGGTCGCCGCCGCCATATCGACTTCCACCTCACGCTCCCCCCTGAGATGAGCATCAGCGAAGCCCACGATATCTGTGATCGCATCGAGCACGCCATCATGCAGCAGCTGCCCCACGCCATCGTGCTCATCCATGTCGAGCCGGAGGAGCAAGAGCTGCCCTCGCCGCTCGCCATAAACTGA
- the yjbD gene encoding DUF3811 domain-containing protein, whose translation MKKLEMKDLTEAEKAEIALLLQKAQANADHQLTNGERNKIREEGRLKIVADRAEAAKAASKLAREKAKERAKNQVLPETFSWIDSVSNKFRSKR comes from the coding sequence GTGAAAAAGCTGGAAATGAAAGATCTGACCGAGGCCGAAAAGGCCGAGATAGCCTTGTTATTGCAAAAAGCACAAGCCAATGCAGACCACCAGCTGACCAACGGAGAGCGGAACAAGATCCGCGAAGAGGGTCGCCTGAAAATTGTGGCGGATCGCGCCGAAGCGGCAAAGGCAGCCTCCAAGCTGGCTCGCGAAAAAGCCAAAGAGCGCGCCAAGAATCAGGTACTGCCGGAAACCTTCAGCTGGATTGATTCGGTCAGCAACAAGTTTCGCAGCAAGCGCTGA
- a CDS encoding NCS2 family permease, protein MAKQDMAAQSGNGGFLDSYFSISARGSSVRQELLAGLTTFLAMVYSIIVVPNMLGAAGFEQGPVFVATCLIAAFGSLLMGLWAKLPMAIGCAISLTAFTAFSLVLGQGLSIPVALGAIFLMGVLFTLISVTGVRQWILDNLPSGIAHGTGIGIGLFLLLIATNGVGMVIKNEGAGMPVQLGEVTSFPVIMTVLGLAAIFGLERRKVPGGILMVIIAISILGLIFDPKVTWQGFFAMPSLTGEKGSLVGSMDLLGALNPVVIPTVLALVMTAVFDATGTIRAVAGQAGLINERGHIINGGKALTADSVSSMVAGAVGGAPAAVYIESAAGTAAGGKTGLTAALVGVLFLLMIFLSPLSYLVPAYATAPALMYVGLLMLGNVTKLDFSDSVDALAGMLCAVFIVLTCNIVTGIMLGFVALVVGRIFAAEWKKLNIGTVIIALALVVFYAGGWAI, encoded by the coding sequence ATGGCAAAGCAAGATATGGCCGCCCAGTCAGGGAACGGCGGCTTTCTGGACTCTTATTTTTCCATTTCTGCGCGCGGTAGTAGTGTGCGCCAGGAGCTGCTGGCCGGTTTGACCACCTTCCTGGCGATGGTCTACAGCATCATAGTGGTGCCGAACATGCTGGGTGCTGCCGGTTTTGAGCAGGGTCCCGTCTTCGTGGCCACCTGCTTGATCGCCGCCTTCGGCTCCCTGCTGATGGGTCTGTGGGCCAAGCTGCCGATGGCCATCGGTTGCGCCATATCCCTCACCGCCTTTACCGCATTCAGTCTGGTTCTGGGTCAGGGGCTGAGCATTCCGGTCGCCCTGGGCGCCATCTTCCTGATGGGGGTGCTGTTTACCCTGATCAGCGTCACCGGTGTGCGCCAGTGGATCCTGGATAACCTCCCCTCCGGCATCGCCCACGGCACCGGCATAGGCATCGGTCTGTTCCTGCTGCTGATCGCCACCAACGGCGTCGGCATGGTGATCAAGAACGAAGGGGCCGGCATGCCAGTGCAATTGGGTGAAGTCACCTCTTTCCCGGTCATCATGACGGTACTGGGTCTGGCTGCCATCTTCGGTCTGGAACGTCGCAAGGTGCCGGGTGGCATCCTGATGGTGATTATCGCCATCTCCATCCTCGGCCTTATTTTCGACCCGAAAGTGACCTGGCAAGGCTTCTTCGCCATGCCGAGCCTGACCGGTGAGAAAGGCTCACTGGTAGGCAGCATGGATCTGCTGGGCGCCCTCAATCCGGTGGTGATCCCCACCGTCTTGGCGCTGGTAATGACCGCCGTGTTTGACGCCACCGGCACCATCCGTGCCGTGGCCGGTCAGGCGGGCCTCATCAACGAACGCGGTCACATTATCAATGGCGGCAAGGCCCTGACTGCCGACTCCGTCAGCAGCATGGTGGCTGGCGCGGTGGGAGGTGCTCCGGCTGCCGTCTACATCGAATCCGCCGCAGGTACTGCAGCAGGTGGCAAGACCGGCCTGACCGCTGCGCTGGTCGGCGTGCTGTTCCTGCTGATGATATTCCTCTCCCCGTTGAGCTATCTGGTACCGGCTTACGCCACCGCACCGGCCCTGATGTATGTCGGTCTGCTGATGCTGGGCAACGTCACCAAGCTGGACTTCAGCGACTCGGTCGATGCCCTCGCCGGCATGCTGTGCGCCGTCTTCATCGTACTGACCTGCAACATAGTCACCGGCATCATGCTGGGCTTCGTGGCGCTGGTCGTTGGCCGCATCTTCGCTGCCGAGTGGAAGAAGCTGAACATCGGCACCGTCATCATCGCCCTGGCGCTGGTGGTCTTCTATGCCGGTGGCTGGGCCATCTAA